AATCAAATTTATTGAATTCTTTCGCCGACTTTTCCTGCTTCATCTGGATATAGTAAAGCACCTGTTTCACCTGTAGCCAAAATCATGCCTTCAGATAAAGTTCCGAATAATTTTGCTGGCTGCAAATTAGCTACAACACAGACTTTTCTATCGACTAACTCTTCTGGTGAGTAGAATTTTGCAAGGCCTGCAACAATTTGCCTTGGCTTGTCTTCTCCAATGTCAACTTGTAATTTTAATAGTTTATCGGATTTCTTTATTTTTTCAGCTTCCAATACTTGTCCTATCTTAATTACGACTTCATCAAAATCATCAATACTAATTAAATCGCTCATGTTTTCATCCTCTTTTTCTTTTAGGTTTTCCTGTAATTTTGCTTTTTCAGCCTCGATTACTTCATCATCAATCTTTTTAAATAATGGTTTTGCCTTGTTTATTTCATGGCCTGCAGGTAAAAATACACTTGCATCTTTCCATTCATTTAAATTTTCTATATTCATAATTTTAGCTATCTCATCAGCTTTGGTTGGTAGATATGGTTTTAAAGTGAAAGCCAATGTTTTAGCCAGTTGATTTGATAAATATAAACAATTAGCTGCTTTTTGCATGTCCTCTTTTACAGCTTTCCATGGTTCCTGATCGTTGAAATATTTATTTCCTTTTTTAGCCACTTTAAATATTTCAAGCAAACCTTCCCTAAATTCGAATTTAGAGATATATTCCCCTGCTTTTGAAGGCAAGTTTTCAATGGCACTCTTGAATTCCTCATCCTCCGTAGACGGATTTGCATATTCAGGAATCTTATTGTCAAAATATTTGCGGGTGAATGTAAATGTCCTGTGCAGGAAATTGCCGATTACATCAGCCAATTCATCATTGTTTCTTCTTTGGAAATCATCCCATGAGAAGTCTGAATCCTTATTTAAAGGAGCATTGATTGTAAGGTAATATCTTAATAAATCAGGATTGAAATCCTTTACAAAATCAGCTATCCAAATTACCCAATTTTTACTTGTAGACATTTTTTCCCCTTCAAGAGATAAAAATTCCCCAGCATAAATCATGTCAGGCAACTTGCATCCATATGCCTTTAGGAGTCCCGGCCAGAAAATTGAATGGTGGTAAATGATATCCTTTCCAATGAAATGCACTACAAAATCATTCCAGTATTCTTCCCATTTCATGCCTGATTGGCTGGACCATTGGCTGGCTGAAGAGATATAACCTAAAAATGCTTCAATCCACACGTATAGTACCTTACCTTGAGCTTCATCAAGAGGCACTGGAATACCCCAGTCCATATCCCTTGTCAAGGTCCAATCGTTTAAACCTTCCTTTAACCAATTAGAAGCATAATTTTTTACATTTGCCGGGAGGTTTTCGTTTGAAGAGATGTATTCCTTTAAATCGTCCTCAAATTCGGACAACTTAAATGCATATTGGAAAGTGTCCTTGATTATTGGAGCTGTACCGCATGTAATGCAGTGAGGTTCATCAAGCTCCGTTGGGTCAAGTGCCTTTCCACATTTCTCACAGTGATCCCCTCTTGCTTCAGACCCACATACAGGACACAGGCCTTCAACATACCTGTCAGGCAAGAACTTATTACAATTAGGACAATATAACTGTTGAATGTCTTGCCTGTAAATTAACCCCTTTTCATACAGGTCCATGAAGAAATTCTGAGCAATCTCATAGTGAACTTCATCTGTAGTTCTTGTAAAATTATCGAGAGATATGTTCATTGATTCTACATCTTTAACAATCATATCATGATATCTTTTAGAAATTTCAATTGGTTTTTTATTTTCCTTATCCGCCTTTACTGCAATCGGTGTTCCATGTTCATCAGTAGCGCAAACCAACAACACATCATTACCAATCATTCTATTATACCTTGCATAGATATCTGCCGGCAAATAAGTAGAACGAATATGGCCTAAATGACATGGACCATTTGCATAAGGAAGTGCACATGAAATAAATATTTTAGACATTTATATTTTCCCCTTATTTATTTTAAACATTTAATAATTATGTCGTTTATATATAATAAATTATTATTTTTAACGTTGTTATAAAATGCTAAATCCAAGTAAAAATTGATTTTGAAAATGAGTTAGCTATTTAAAATATAAAATAAAAAGTTAAAATCATGGCTGAAGTTTCATATATCAACCCATTGTCAAATGAAGGAAAACAGATTATAAGACAATACGGCGATTTAAATCAAATATTTCAAGAGGATGAAACCCTAGTTGAAATTATAACTCACACTACAAATCAAAAAATATCTGATGATGCCATAATTCCCAAATCATATCATGATTTGGCCATAAAACGTATACAATGGGCCATTGAGAAAAAAAACAATAAGAACTTCACACAATCTGAATTCGAATACTTGACTAATGAAGAGCTCTTTATGCAGGACGTGGTCACTTTTCATATACTCTGCCAAGCCATTGCAATCCAATTCAATACCGGCTCACGCGAGACAAGGCTTTTTGTTGAATCACTTGGAACATTAATCCTTGAAAGATTGGCCAAAATTCCTCCAATGTCAAGAGCAGAAATAATTGATGAAGTGTTAGATGAAGTGAAAACAGACGGTGCAATCCATTGGAAATCTCTAAGAGATGTGGTGGCTTCAAAAAAACTAAAATTAACTGATTTATTGATAGATGATGGAGACATTATTCTCCAGCAAGACGATTTTCTTGAAAGATTTTCTGATAAATTCCATGACAGAAGCCCCGATAGAATGTATGGAATATTAATAGGCGATACTGTCAAGGAACAGATTCTATCCAGACTCATTATGCAAAAAACCGAAGAATACATTGCAAGAATTAAGGAAATGTCTGCCAGAATTGAAATTCACCCCGCCATCATAAAAATAGGCGAAGAGCTGAAGGACTTCATACCTGATGAAACCAGCAAATATAATCAATATTATGCAGGAAGTGGTGGAATTTACGGAAGTGTGCAAGCTGGAAAACTTAATCCCGATGCATTTCCACCGTGCATCAAAACAACAGTTGAAGGTGTATCATCAGGAGGACGTAATGATGCAATCGTGCTTCTTTTGACATCATTTGCATCATATGCAAGGTTATATCCTAGAATATTTGCCTCAGATGAAAGCGTGAAAGTGTCAGACATGGATCCTGATTTGTCCATTACTGAAAATGAAATCCTTCCATTAATCTTTGATGCTGCAGACAACTGTACACCACCACTATTCGAAGACCAACCCCAAGAAAAAATAAATATCATATCAAAATTAGGTTTTGGAATGCACGATAAAGTAGACATCAACCATGAAGGCGAAACAAAATGGTACACTCCAATGAGCTGCGAGAAAATAAAAATACATTTGCCTCACCTATGCCATCCGGACAAATCATGCAAAGGAATAAATAACCCATTATCCTGCTATGGGCGTAAAAAATTCCAATTGGACAACACAAAAACTGAAGGTAAAAATAATGATTAAAGAAAAATTATTTACATCCAATAAATTCACAAGAAAATTTATCATTTGGTTTTTATCTAAAAAAGAAAATGGGGAATGGAATTCAAAGACATTAAGAATTCTATTTAAGAAATATAGAAGAATTGACGTTGATTTTGCTTCTTATGGATGGGCTCGTGACGGTATCGATGGGCCGCTTACAATTGGAAAATATTGCAGTATTGGATCTAATTTCAGAAGAATATCATTTAACCATCCTATAGATGGAGTTTCAACTCACCCAATTTGGTTCAATCCTAAATTTAATTGGGTTAAAAAAGATTTTAGAAAAAGAGCACATCTTAAAATTGATAATGATGTTTGGATAGGCGATAATGTAACAATCCTTCCAAATTGCAAACATATCGGAAACGGAGCAGTAATAGCGGCAGGCGCAGTTTTAACAAAAAATGTTGGACCATATGAAATTTGGGGCGGAGTTCCCGCAAAATGTCTTAAAAAAAGATTTGACGATGAGACCTGTCAAAGATTAGAAAAAAGCGAGTGGTGGAATTTACCAGAATCCCAATTAAAAGAATTAATAGAAGACTTTTCCAATCCTAACCAATTTCTGGATAAATTACAAAGATGACTGTGAAAATTGAAATGGATTGTGGTCCTCATATATCGCATCATAATATCTATTTAAAATCTTAGATTCCCACATGTTATAATTGGCTTGTTCCTTTTTTTCAAAATTATATGCTAAAATTCCAATTGTGCGTTCATACTCGTCTATGCCTTTTTTCTCGCAAAAATCAGTTATAATATCAGGAACATATTCACATGGGTCATCACTGCTGAATTCCAAAAATTCCTCATATTCACTTTTAGAAAAGAAATCCTCTTCTGAGACTGGTTCTTCATGGGATTCAATGGAAAATAATTCAATATAAATTTCTGCAGCTAAGGGTAATTGATTCAATTCAATGCCCAATCCATAAACATTGCCTGTTTCTAAGTTTAATACGGTATGCCCTGTTCTTTGGCAAGCTAACCAATTATCATAAGCCGGTTTTACAATATCTTCAGGTGTTAAACTTGATAGAATTGTTTTTAAGTGTTCAACACCTATTACTTCAACATACTCCTCCATATGATTATATTATTTGACATGACTAATAAAAGTGTGCAAAAACACATCTGCCCAAATAATATATACTTTGAAAATAAATTTATAATCATGTTCTCTAAATCCACCATCAAGGAGCGAAGGCAATATTATCGTGAGGAATGGAACCCTAAGGACTTGCCAGACTTCATAGCCAAAGATATTAAAAAAAGGGAGTTCGGTTTTGACCATAACGGCAGAGGTCCTAACGATAGATACAAAGTATTTAGAGGAACCGAGTCTTTGCGAAAATTTTTAAGATTTAAAGCCCCTTTTGCTGCATACATCTCCGTTGCATTTTACAATAATCCTAGAAGAAGGGAAGATTGGCTTAAGGCGGAATATATTTTCGATGTTGATGCAAAAGACATTCCAATCAGGTCCTGCCAATGCGATGGCGTTTGTGAAACATGCCTTGGTGAAGCCTTAGAAATCGTCAATAATCTCATCGACACGCTGCAAGGTGATTTGGGCCTTAAAAATATACATTTAATATATTCTGGAAGAGGGTACCACATTAGAATTTTAGATGAGGAAATGATGTTGGCCAACAGTGAACTTAGATCAGAGGTTTTGAAGTATGTTGCAGGTGCAGAAGTTCCTAAATCTCAATTCATAAACTCTGAAATATCAAATCAAAGCTTTAACTTTGAACACTTCTCCATTCCAATTGGATATTCCAAAATATTTACCAATAAGGTTAAATTCAATATTCAGCATTTAGTTGGAAATGAAAAACTAGACGGAATTAATCCCAAATTAATGAAGGACATTATTGCTTCAAGACACCATTTAGAAAATGACGATTGGGGATATTTCAAAAGAGACATCGGCCCAAGACGTTATAAAAATCTTGTTGAAGCAATGGCAAGAGTCAATCTGGCAACAATTGACGCTAAAGTTACAATAGATTTGAAACGTATCTTAAGACTTCCTTCATCCCTTCACTCAAAAGTCAGCATGAAGTGCATGGAAGTTAAAAACAGAGAAACTTTCGACCCATTTGATAAGGCAGTTCCAAAATTTGTTTATGAGAGAAAAACAGCTTAGTTAAGACAATAGCTTATCTGACTCCAGGCATTTGGATACTATTTTTTCGGATATGACTTCAGCAGAATCATCAGCAGGAATTACATTCCAGTTGTAGGTAAATTTTTGTGACCTTTGGCGATTTTTAGTAAGGGATTCCATATTTTCGAACATTTCAGTCTCCTCACCACGAGAATCCATCCTTCTAAGGGATTCCTCTGGACTTACATCCAAAAAGAACATGCAGTCGGATGTAGGTAAAATAAAATTAACGATTTTATAAACAAGAGTATTTACACCATTTGGAAGATACATTACCGCTAAGATATACCTTGAAAAAATAACAACATCCGTATTTTTATTATAGCAGAACATTTGAACAGACCTAATTGCATCTAAACCAAAATAGATTGTGGCTTTTATATGGTTAATTTTTCCCTCCTTTAGAAGAGATTGCTTTGATTTTCTACCGTATTTATTGTCGCAGCATGGATGGGACCTTATA
This genomic interval from Methanobrevibacter sp. contains the following:
- the priL gene encoding DNA primase large subunit PriL, whose translation is MAEVSYINPLSNEGKQIIRQYGDLNQIFQEDETLVEIITHTTNQKISDDAIIPKSYHDLAIKRIQWAIEKKNNKNFTQSEFEYLTNEELFMQDVVTFHILCQAIAIQFNTGSRETRLFVESLGTLILERLAKIPPMSRAEIIDEVLDEVKTDGAIHWKSLRDVVASKKLKLTDLLIDDGDIILQQDDFLERFSDKFHDRSPDRMYGILIGDTVKEQILSRLIMQKTEEYIARIKEMSARIEIHPAIIKIGEELKDFIPDETSKYNQYYAGSGGIYGSVQAGKLNPDAFPPCIKTTVEGVSSGGRNDAIVLLLTSFASYARLYPRIFASDESVKVSDMDPDLSITENEILPLIFDAADNCTPPLFEDQPQEKINIISKLGFGMHDKVDINHEGETKWYTPMSCEKIKIHLPHLCHPDKSCKGINNPLSCYGRKKFQLDNTKTEGKNND
- a CDS encoding CatB-related O-acetyltransferase — encoded protein: MIKEKLFTSNKFTRKFIIWFLSKKENGEWNSKTLRILFKKYRRIDVDFASYGWARDGIDGPLTIGKYCSIGSNFRRISFNHPIDGVSTHPIWFNPKFNWVKKDFRKRAHLKIDNDVWIGDNVTILPNCKHIGNGAVIAAGAVLTKNVGPYEIWGGVPAKCLKKRFDDETCQRLEKSEWWNLPESQLKELIEDFSNPNQFLDKLQR
- a CDS encoding thymidylate kinase; this translates as MKKFIVIDGLDGSGKDTQVNLIAEVYKKQGRDVTIRSHPCCDNKYGRKSKQSLLKEGKINHIKATIYFGLDAIRSVQMFCYNKNTDVVIFSRYILAVMYLPNGVNTLVYKIVNFILPTSDCMFFLDVSPEESLRRMDSRGEETEMFENMESLTKNRQRSQKFTYNWNVIPADDSAEVISEKIVSKCLESDKLLS
- the priS gene encoding DNA primase catalytic subunit PriS, whose product is MFSKSTIKERRQYYREEWNPKDLPDFIAKDIKKREFGFDHNGRGPNDRYKVFRGTESLRKFLRFKAPFAAYISVAFYNNPRRREDWLKAEYIFDVDAKDIPIRSCQCDGVCETCLGEALEIVNNLIDTLQGDLGLKNIHLIYSGRGYHIRILDEEMMLANSELRSEVLKYVAGAEVPKSQFINSEISNQSFNFEHFSIPIGYSKIFTNKVKFNIQHLVGNEKLDGINPKLMKDIIASRHHLENDDWGYFKRDIGPRRYKNLVEAMARVNLATIDAKVTIDLKRILRLPSSLHSKVSMKCMEVKNRETFDPFDKAVPKFVYERKTA
- the metG gene encoding methionine--tRNA ligase, producing MSKIFISCALPYANGPCHLGHIRSTYLPADIYARYNRMIGNDVLLVCATDEHGTPIAVKADKENKKPIEISKRYHDMIVKDVESMNISLDNFTRTTDEVHYEIAQNFFMDLYEKGLIYRQDIQQLYCPNCNKFLPDRYVEGLCPVCGSEARGDHCEKCGKALDPTELDEPHCITCGTAPIIKDTFQYAFKLSEFEDDLKEYISSNENLPANVKNYASNWLKEGLNDWTLTRDMDWGIPVPLDEAQGKVLYVWIEAFLGYISSASQWSSQSGMKWEEYWNDFVVHFIGKDIIYHHSIFWPGLLKAYGCKLPDMIYAGEFLSLEGEKMSTSKNWVIWIADFVKDFNPDLLRYYLTINAPLNKDSDFSWDDFQRRNNDELADVIGNFLHRTFTFTRKYFDNKIPEYANPSTEDEEFKSAIENLPSKAGEYISKFEFREGLLEIFKVAKKGNKYFNDQEPWKAVKEDMQKAANCLYLSNQLAKTLAFTLKPYLPTKADEIAKIMNIENLNEWKDASVFLPAGHEINKAKPLFKKIDDEVIEAEKAKLQENLKEKEDENMSDLISIDDFDEVVIKIGQVLEAEKIKKSDKLLKLQVDIGEDKPRQIVAGLAKFYSPEELVDRKVCVVANLQPAKLFGTLSEGMILATGETGALLYPDEAGKVGERIQ